In Primulina huaijiensis isolate GDHJ02 chromosome 6, ASM1229523v2, whole genome shotgun sequence, a single window of DNA contains:
- the LOC140978928 gene encoding uncharacterized protein → MSSFNKIPMFSRQDFYDWKIRMKAHLAAQDDDLWYVITEAPMRILKANTAVAITEGAPHRIEKPRDEWTAEDKRKANLDSVAKNILYKMLDKFTFSKIKMCRTAKEIWEKLIKLCEGNEQTKENKLSVAVQKFDNIKMKIGESMHDYDERISGIINELNALGNVYSNKEVALKIVRGLPK, encoded by the coding sequence atgtcttcattcaacaaaatcccaaTGTTCTCTAGACAGGATTTctatgattggaaaatcagaatgaaggctcatctagctgcacaagacgaTGACTTGTGGTACGTTATTACAGAAGCACCCATGAGAATATTAAAGGCAAACACTGCTGTTGCTATAACTGAAGGGGCACCACATCGCATTGAAAAACCCCGAGATGAATGGACAGCTGAAGACAAGAGAAAAGCCAACTTGGACAGCGTGGCTAAAAACATTCTGTACAAAATGCTGGATAAATTTACTTTCAGCAAGATAAAGATGTGCAGAACTGCTAAGgaaatatgggagaaactgattAAGTTATGCGAGGGCAATGAGCAAACTAAGGAGAATAAACTATCAGTTGCCGTTCAAAAATTCGACaatattaagatgaagattggaGAATCCATGCATGACTATGATGAAAGAATCAGTGGAATAATAAacgaactgaatgcacttggaaatgtgtattcaaataaagaggTAGCACTAAAAAtagtcagaggtcttcccaaataa